A region of Sugiyamaella lignohabitans strain CBS 10342 chromosome A, complete sequence DNA encodes the following proteins:
- the TRM13 gene encoding Trm13p (2'-O-methyltransferase; responsible for modification of tRNA at position 4; C-terminal domain has similarity to Rossmann-fold (RFM) superfamily of RNA methyltransferases; GO_component: GO:0005737 - cytoplasm [Evidence IEA,IEA]; GO_component: GO:0005737 - cytoplasm [Evidence IDA] [PMID 14562095]; GO_component: GO:0005634 - nucleus [Evidence IEA,IEA]; GO_component: GO:0005634 - nucleus [Evidence IDA] [PMID 14562095]; GO_function: GO:0046872 - metal ion binding [Evidence IEA]; GO_function: GO:0008168 - methyltransferase activity [Evidence IEA,IEA]; GO_function: GO:0008175 - tRNA methyltransferase activity [Evidence IDA,IMP] [PMID 17242307]; GO_function: GO:0016740 - transferase activity [Evidence IEA]; GO_process: GO:0032259 - methylation [Evidence IEA]; GO_process: GO:0030488 - tRNA methylation [Evidence IDA,IMP] [PMID 17242307]; GO_process: GO:0008033 - tRNA processing [Evidence IEA,IEA]): MTRRADETYCAQHILLVKDSVNGRKRVPCPLDKGHSVWADQLKHHMEKCRAKPKDSEDVWYNEDMNITDKEYKEKGNKNVTKGPVDVTKWIPILTELYEREVKQHPVTRDIRQNDGLKLRLQELENKKHAIQQSSLIGHMADSGLLYDDESGADTLIIEFGCGRAELSRYIYRSQLLNHLQRIENKTSETSKKPKLPKSKFLLVDRSKPRMKLDCKLTEEYETFKQIHSTVSDIEKVLEPEYARLKIDIKDLDLDKSPFIAQSSNTEKLKVTAVSKHLCGCATDLTLACLKNSHLTQQDNPARLHGVVIALCCRQLCSYETYPLAGRDWLIANEIGAEGFRAITRLTSWAVCGTREKKPKADGKNNQEDQNTEQAIEIKENGIAAEGNQALESKNDTNRVEATVDTEETTSTEYTDSKEDTNGLTTLRMTEEERERIGLMARRVIDYGRVKSLQQLGYKAQVVEYVDKSISLENHCLVVTGIQ, translated from the coding sequence ATGACTCGAAGAGCAGACGAGACTTACTGTGCTCAACATATTCTTCTGGTAAAGGATTCAGTCAACGGACGGAAGCGAGTACCATGTCCTCTTGATAAAGGTCATAGCGTCTGGGCAGATCAGCTAAAACACCACATGGAAAAATGTCGAGCCAAACCCAAAGACTCTGAAGACGTGTGGTATAACGAAGATATGAACATTACTGACAAAGAATATAAAGAGAAGGGTAACAAGAACGTCACCAAAGGTCCAGTAGATGTAACCAAATGGATTCCCATCTTGACAGAACTGTACGAACGAGAGGTCAAGCAACATCCGGTTACTCGAGATATTAGACAGAACGACGGACTCAAACTCCGGTTACAGGAACTggaaaacaagaaacatGCTATACAACAATCGTCTTTGATTGGACATATGGCAGATAGTGGTCTATTATACGACGACGAAAGTGGTGCAGATACCCTGATTATAGAGTTTGGGTGTGGAAGAGCAGAGCTGTCGcgatatatatacagatcACAATTATTAAACCACCTTCAACGGATTGAAAACAAGACGTCAGAAACAAGTAAAAAACCGAAACTTCCCAAAAGCAAGTTCCTGCTGGTAGATAGATCCAAACCGAGAATGAAGCTTGACTGTAAACTAACAGAAGAATATGAAACATTCAAGCAAATCCACAGTACTGTctctgatattgaaaaagtATTAGAACCAGAATACGCACGACTGAAGATAGATATCAAAGATCTTGACCTCGACAAGTCACCTTTTATCGCCCAATCATCAAACACAGAGAAATTAAAAGTGACGGCGGTATCGAAGCATTTGTGTGGTTGTGCTACTGATCTTACTTTAGCCTGTCTCAAGAACAGTCATCTCACCCAACAAGACAATCCAGCCAGGCTCCATGGAGTAGTTATCGCTCTTTGTTGTCGACAGCTTTGTAGCTACGAGACATATCCCCTTGCAGGACGAGACTGGCTAATAGCTAACGAAATCGGAGCTGAAGGATTCCGAGCTATAACTCGCCTGACGTCGTGGGCAGTTTGTGGAACTCGGGAAAAAAAACCGAAAGCTGATGGAAAAAACAACCAGGAAGATCAGAATACAGAACAGGCGATAGAAATTAAAGAAAACGGTATAGCCGCTGAAGGAAATCAAGCATTGGAAAGCAAAAACGATACAAACAGAGTCGAAGCCACTGTAGACACAGAAGAAACGACAAGCACAGAATATACAGACAGCAAAGAAGACACGAACGGGTTAACCACGCTGCGAAtgacagaagaagagcgaGAGAGAATCGGGCTCATGGCACGTCGAGTAATCGACTACGGGAGAGTTAAATCGTTACAACAACTGGGCTACAAGGCACAAGTTGTCGAGTACGTTGACAAATCCATCTCCCTCGAGAACCACTGTCTGGTCGTGACAGGAATCCAGTAA
- the TMA19 gene encoding Tma19p (Protein that associates with ribosomes; homolog of translationally controlled tumor protein; green fluorescent protein (GFP)-fusion protein localizes to the cytoplasm and relocates to the mitochondrial outer surface upon oxidative stress; GO_component: GO:0005737 - cytoplasm [Evidence IEA]; GO_component: GO:0005737 - cytoplasm [Evidence IDA] [PMID 14562095]; GO_component: GO:0005856 - cytoskeleton [Evidence IEA,IEA]; GO_component: GO:0005829 - cytosol [Evidence IDA] [PMID 16806052]; GO_component: GO:0005874 - microtubule [Evidence IEA]; GO_component: GO:0005739 - mitochondrion [Evidence IEA,IEA]; GO_component: GO:0005739 - mitochondrion [Evidence IDA] [PMID 16806052]; GO_component: GO:0005840 - ribosome [Evidence IDA] [PMID 16702403]; GO_function: GO:0003674 - molecular_function [Evidence ND]; GO_process: GO:0034599 - cellular response to oxidative stress [Evidence IMP] [PMID 16806052]; GO_process: GO:0002181 - cytoplasmic translation [Evidence IMP] [PMID 16702403]; GO_process: GO:0006412 - translation [Evidence IEA]): MSVILIEFILTKTQLVSDVYDIKEVDGVVYEVDSAVITVKAGADVDIGANPSAEDGEEALEDGAEQVNNIVYSFRLQQTSFDKKSYVTYIKGYMKAVKAHLEKTNPDEVAVFEKGAAAYVKKIIANFKDYDFYTGESMNPDGMVLLLNYREDGVTPYFVVWKHGIKEEKV; this comes from the coding sequence ATGTCTGTAATACTTATTGAGTTCatactaacaaaaacacAGTTGGTCTCTGACGTTTATGACATCAAGGAGGTCGATGGTGTTGTCTACGAGGTCGACTCTGCCGTCATCACCGTCAAGGCCGGTGCCGATGTCGATATCGGTGCTAACCCCTCTGCCGAGGATGGTGAGGAGGCCCTTGAGGACGGTGCCGAGCAAGTCAACAACATTGTCTACTCTTTCCGTCTCCAACAAACTTCTTTCGACAAGAAGTCTTACGTCACCTACATCAAGGGTTACATGAAGGCTGTCAAGGCCCACCTTGAGAAGACCAACCCCGACGAGGTCGCTGTCTTCGAGAagggtgctgctgcctaTGTCAAGAAGATCATTGCCAACTTCAAGGACTACGATTTCTACACCGGTGAGTCCATGAACCCCGATGGTATGGTTCTCCTCCTCAACTACCGTGAGGACGGTGTCACTCCTTACTTCGTTGTCTGGAAGCACGGAATCAAGGAGGAGAAGGTCTAA